One Streptomyces sp. NBC_00102 DNA segment encodes these proteins:
- the glpR gene encoding gephyrin-like molybdotransferase receptor GlpR has product MSSSGLIYAVIVGAWAAYLVPMWLRRQDELNEARPTERFSTAIRLLSGRAAMERRYAKELRERDAEGAEPVVDPDAETDRMESVDVRAFAAPGAHTEARILDPAHASGRPSGRPAVEHPAHPAHSGHSVQSAHSAHERSDPRDRQAAQRPSAGRPPEQRVAPSAPRARGGAEDAERVRRAQRSQVLARRRRTTSVLFLVFTAGAIVAAVGGLGFLWAPAAPALMLSAYIVHLRAQERRRFAFTMDRRRAEDAAQRLRENRPRRHQQPAAPAVEPDGEPEAHHPADPAPVPAVSPQEAGRRALVEQTDHAEWVDQQRERGRVQGDSWEPVPVPLPTYVTAPVAPRASGGVEVNDPETWSAARSSTAEPTTPDPAVPDVDQAPRRRPDARRTRDRGRTPLFDQYDDEEDRPRAANE; this is encoded by the coding sequence GTGAGCAGCAGCGGCCTCATCTACGCAGTCATCGTCGGGGCCTGGGCCGCCTACTTGGTGCCGATGTGGCTCCGAAGGCAGGACGAACTCAACGAAGCGCGTCCGACGGAACGCTTCAGCACCGCCATCCGGCTGCTGTCCGGACGGGCGGCGATGGAGCGTCGTTACGCCAAGGAGTTGCGGGAACGCGACGCCGAGGGGGCGGAACCGGTCGTCGACCCGGACGCCGAGACGGACCGAATGGAGTCCGTCGACGTCCGGGCCTTCGCCGCGCCCGGGGCACACACCGAAGCCAGGATCCTCGATCCGGCGCACGCTTCCGGGCGGCCGTCCGGACGTCCGGCGGTGGAGCACCCGGCGCACCCCGCCCACTCGGGCCACTCCGTACAGTCGGCGCACTCCGCGCACGAGCGGAGCGACCCGCGGGACCGTCAGGCGGCGCAGCGCCCGTCCGCCGGGCGGCCTCCCGAGCAGCGCGTCGCGCCGTCCGCGCCGCGCGCCCGGGGCGGGGCCGAGGACGCCGAACGCGTCCGTCGCGCCCAGCGCTCCCAGGTGCTGGCCCGTCGTCGGCGCACCACCAGCGTCCTCTTCCTCGTCTTCACCGCGGGCGCGATCGTCGCGGCGGTCGGCGGTCTCGGCTTCCTGTGGGCCCCCGCCGCACCGGCGTTGATGCTCAGCGCCTACATCGTGCACCTGCGCGCCCAGGAGCGGAGGCGGTTCGCCTTCACCATGGACCGCCGGCGGGCCGAGGACGCGGCCCAGCGCCTGCGCGAGAACCGCCCGCGCCGCCACCAGCAGCCGGCGGCACCCGCGGTCGAGCCCGACGGGGAACCCGAAGCACACCACCCGGCGGACCCGGCCCCCGTGCCGGCCGTCTCCCCGCAGGAGGCCGGCCGCCGGGCGCTCGTCGAGCAGACGGACCACGCGGAGTGGGTGGACCAGCAGCGCGAACGCGGCCGGGTCCAGGGCGATAGCTGGGAGCCCGTCCCCGTACCGCTGCCCACCTACGTCACCGCCCCGGTCGCCCCGCGCGCCTCCGGCGGTGTCGAGGTGAACGACCCGGAGACCTGGAGCGCCGCCCGCTCCAGCACCGCCGAGCCCACGACTCCGGACCCGGCCGTCCCCGACGTGGACCAGGCCCCCCGCCGCCGGCCCGACGCCCGTCGCACCCGCGACCGGGGCCGCACCCCGCTCTTCGACCAGTACGACGACGAGGAGGACCGACCGCGTGCCGCCAACGAATGA
- a CDS encoding DUF4265 domain-containing protein gives MEPDSNGVLRAGETVRPSENRTIRPIVLKDDGSATARQKVVEVFHRLDTTGEGIERFRMAAMDVPPEANRPRIRQLLEHGEALGWWHGEEECVTGARESGARG, from the coding sequence GTGGAGCCAGACAGCAACGGTGTTCTCCGGGCCGGGGAGACGGTACGTCCGTCTGAGAACCGCACGATCCGACCGATCGTGCTGAAGGACGACGGCTCAGCCACTGCCCGGCAGAAAGTGGTGGAGGTGTTCCACCGCCTCGACACGACGGGCGAAGGGATCGAGCGGTTCCGGATGGCGGCCATGGATGTTCCGCCCGAGGCGAACCGGCCTCGCATCCGCCAGCTCTTGGAACACGGCGAGGCACTGGGCTGGTGGCACGGGGAGGAAGAGTGCGTCACCGGCGCCCGGGAGTCTGGTGCACGAGGATGA
- a CDS encoding DUF6461 domain-containing protein, translated as MTKTGADYAWFEDDFPDIAEAYCFTLVRGLSPAELMSRLEGRQEAPLRGIAAVVDAAFAQYGLEEGARQLIAMTTVGTWTLLIEPNGYLGVTEDRVLPASAGTSWVSHFVNINAVGTFLWAEDQVLRLCFDPMFPEDRWGTAPDELLDLMGRIGFHFEEESPETDLSSPAAFALAEHLTGVAITPTLLQDTTFACATIRIR; from the coding sequence ATGACGAAGACCGGAGCGGACTACGCATGGTTCGAGGACGACTTTCCAGACATCGCCGAGGCGTACTGCTTCACCCTGGTGCGGGGCCTGTCCCCTGCTGAGCTGATGTCCCGGCTCGAAGGACGACAGGAGGCGCCTCTGCGGGGCATAGCCGCGGTCGTCGACGCTGCTTTCGCCCAGTACGGCCTGGAGGAAGGTGCCCGTCAGCTGATCGCCATGACCACTGTGGGCACCTGGACACTCCTGATCGAGCCCAACGGCTACCTCGGAGTCACCGAAGATCGAGTCCTGCCGGCCTCCGCCGGGACGAGCTGGGTCTCGCACTTCGTCAACATCAACGCCGTCGGTACGTTCCTCTGGGCAGAGGACCAGGTGCTTCGCCTGTGCTTCGACCCCATGTTCCCGGAAGACCGATGGGGCACCGCACCCGACGAACTCCTCGACCTCATGGGGCGGATCGGGTTCCATTTCGAGGAGGAGTCTCCGGAAACGGATCTGTCCTCGCCGGCAGCGTTCGCACTGGCGGAGCACCTGACCGGCGTCGCCATCACTCCGACGCTGCTCCAGGACACGACGTTCGCGTGCGCCACCATCCGGATCCGGTGA
- a CDS encoding RNA polymerase sigma-70 factor, which produces MTGSDAVTGSDAALAHFQEHHAALFGIAYRMLGSAADAEDLLQDTWLAWSRVDHARIDSPGAYLARTITNLSLNRLTSATARREAYVGPWLPEPLVTEPDASDTVEQAEAVSLAMLVVLESLSPLERAVFVLKEVFGYPYAEIASMVDRTEPAVRQAGSRARSHVRARRPRYEAAPEVRRRVTDEFLAACVGGDLNRVLAMLAPDVTVWSDGGGKVHAALRPIHGADKVARWLLGVMSAPLPDTVYHRVDVNGEPGLLVTVAGVTDDVLVVETGPAGIVGIRVVRNPDKLERVPVPERPFRPRG; this is translated from the coding sequence ATGACCGGTTCCGATGCCGTTACCGGCTCCGACGCGGCGCTCGCGCACTTCCAGGAGCACCACGCGGCCCTGTTCGGCATCGCCTACCGGATGCTCGGGAGCGCGGCGGACGCCGAGGATCTGCTCCAGGACACCTGGCTGGCCTGGAGCCGGGTCGATCACGCCCGGATCGACAGCCCCGGCGCCTATCTGGCCCGTACGATCACCAACCTCTCGCTCAACCGGCTGACCTCGGCGACCGCGCGGCGGGAGGCGTACGTCGGGCCGTGGCTGCCCGAGCCGCTGGTCACCGAGCCCGACGCGAGCGACACGGTGGAGCAGGCGGAGGCGGTCTCGCTGGCGATGCTGGTGGTGCTGGAGTCGCTCTCCCCGCTGGAGCGGGCGGTCTTCGTGCTCAAGGAGGTCTTCGGCTACCCGTACGCGGAGATCGCCTCGATGGTCGACCGTACGGAACCGGCGGTGCGGCAGGCCGGCAGCAGGGCGCGCTCGCACGTACGGGCGCGCCGGCCGCGTTACGAGGCGGCACCCGAGGTGCGCCGCAGGGTCACCGACGAGTTCCTGGCGGCGTGCGTCGGCGGCGACCTGAACCGGGTGCTGGCGATGCTGGCGCCCGACGTGACGGTCTGGTCCGACGGCGGGGGCAAGGTCCACGCGGCGCTGCGGCCGATCCACGGCGCGGACAAGGTGGCCCGCTGGCTCCTGGGCGTGATGTCCGCGCCGCTGCCCGACACGGTGTACCACCGGGTCGACGTGAACGGTGAGCCCGGCCTGCTGGTCACGGTGGCCGGGGTGACCGACGACGTCCTCGTGGTGGAGACGGGCCCGGCCGGCATCGTGGGCATCCGGGTGGTCCGCAACCCGGACAAGCTGGAGCGGGTGCCCGTGCCGGAGCGGCCGTTCAGGCCGCGCGGCTGA
- a CDS encoding GNAT family N-acetyltransferase, producing MNIQRRSYDHPDAVKLNDEVQLEYIERYQDGGDQTHLDPTMFEPPNGLYLLAYDERERPVATGGWRAMEQNEEGYSDGDAEVKRMFVIPEGRGQGLARRILGLLEEDARTAGRTRMVLETGDKQPEAIGLYTSSGYTVCEKFGHYRTYENSICMEKPLQQP from the coding sequence GTGAATATCCAGCGCCGGTCGTACGACCACCCTGACGCCGTCAAGCTCAACGACGAGGTCCAGCTCGAATACATCGAGCGCTACCAGGACGGCGGCGACCAGACCCACCTCGATCCCACCATGTTCGAACCCCCCAACGGCCTGTACCTGCTCGCCTACGACGAGCGGGAGCGCCCGGTGGCGACCGGCGGCTGGCGCGCCATGGAGCAGAACGAAGAGGGCTACTCCGACGGCGACGCCGAGGTCAAGCGGATGTTCGTGATACCCGAGGGACGTGGCCAGGGTCTCGCCCGCCGTATCCTCGGCCTGCTGGAGGAGGACGCCCGCACCGCGGGCCGCACGCGCATGGTCCTGGAGACCGGGGACAAGCAGCCCGAGGCCATCGGGCTCTACACGTCGAGCGGCTACACGGTCTGCGAGAAGTTCGGCCACTACCGGACGTACGAGAACAGCATCTGCATGGAGAAGCCGCTCCAGCAGCCCTGA
- a CDS encoding exodeoxyribonuclease III, with protein sequence MLTVTSVNVNGLRAAAKKGFVPWLAETGADVVCLQEVRAEAAQLPEEVREPEGWHVVHAPAAAKGRAGVSLYSRRAPERVQIGFGGFGIEGAEEFDLSGRYAEIDLPGVTVASLYLPSGEVGTERQDEKERFMAAFLPYLVGLKARAAAEGREVVVCGDWNIAHQEADLKNWKSNRKSSGFLPEEREWLTRVFEEAAYVDVVRALHPDQEGPYSWWSYRGRAFDNDAGWRIDYQVATPGLAARAVKAWVERAETHPERWSDHAPVTVVYER encoded by the coding sequence GTGCTTACCGTCACCAGCGTCAACGTGAATGGGCTCCGCGCCGCCGCGAAGAAGGGCTTCGTCCCCTGGCTCGCGGAGACCGGGGCCGATGTCGTGTGCCTCCAGGAAGTACGCGCCGAGGCGGCCCAGCTCCCCGAGGAGGTACGGGAGCCCGAAGGCTGGCACGTGGTGCACGCGCCGGCCGCCGCCAAGGGGCGCGCGGGCGTATCCCTCTACTCACGGCGTGCGCCGGAGCGTGTCCAGATCGGTTTCGGCGGGTTCGGGATCGAGGGCGCCGAAGAGTTCGACCTCAGCGGCCGGTACGCCGAGATCGACCTCCCGGGCGTCACCGTCGCCAGCCTGTACCTGCCCTCCGGCGAGGTCGGCACGGAGCGCCAGGACGAGAAGGAGCGCTTCATGGCGGCCTTCCTCCCCTACCTGGTCGGACTCAAGGCGCGGGCCGCCGCCGAGGGGCGCGAGGTCGTCGTCTGCGGCGACTGGAACATCGCCCACCAGGAGGCCGACCTCAAGAACTGGAAGTCGAACCGGAAGAGCTCCGGCTTCCTCCCGGAAGAGCGGGAGTGGCTGACCCGGGTCTTCGAGGAGGCCGCGTACGTGGACGTGGTGCGCGCCCTCCACCCGGACCAGGAGGGCCCCTACTCCTGGTGGTCCTACCGTGGCCGCGCCTTCGACAACGACGCGGGCTGGCGGATCGACTACCAGGTGGCGACCCCCGGCCTCGCGGCCCGCGCGGTCAAGGCCTGGGTCGAGCGCGCCGAGACCCACCCGGAGCGGTGGAGCGACCACGCACCGGTGACGGTGGTCTACGAGCGCTGA